The DNA region ATAAATAACTCTATCTTACTTATTTTTACTCCATTTTCTCCATAAGTAGATTTTTTAGATGGATTTATATATTTTATATTAATTTTTGAAAATAACTTAAATTCAATTTCTCCATTTTCATTAAAAAATTCTGTATTTATTTTTGGATTAAATGTAAATGTTAAATCATTATTTCTATACTCAAATAATTTATCACCTATAAAAATGTACTTCCACATACTTAAAAATTCTGCTGTAGATCCACTAAGTCTTGCACTAAATCCTTGTCCGTGTAGATTTTCATTTCCATTTGCACTACTTACTATAAATGATGAATTTTCAAGTACACTTCTTCCGTATGTTTTATAATCTAAAAATGGTGGTAACATAGTTTTTATATCTTTATAAAATTCATCTACTAAATTAGCTTTTAATATCTCTAATAAGTATTTGAATTCCATATGCATAAATATAGATTCATTTTCTAGCCATCCTGGCGTGAATGCTCTAAGTCTTCCTATACTATATGGTTCATTTTCTATGCTTTCTGATGTTTTATACATTTTTAATTTTTTATCATATATATTTGATTCTTTTACAAATTTATATAACTGTTTTTGCTCTTCATTATCTATTATTTTAAATGCTCTTGCTACTCCCTCTAAAAAATGTGGTAATGCTCTTACATCAAATTTTTTAGGAGTTATTATTCCATCTTTTTCTTCGTATTCTGTTAAAGTATATGTGAAATATGTAGGATAAATTCCTTTCCCATACTCTTTTGCTAATTTTATTCCTTTTTCCATTTTATTTAACATTTTTTCTATAGTTTTTATTAAAAACTCTTTTTCTACTATTTCTTTTGCTCCATCAATATAAAAAAATACTTTTTCTCTATAAGCCTCTTTTAAAGTTGCTACTTTATCCCAATACTCAAATTGATTATTATTTTCAAAATAATTATCTAATTCATTAGAAATTCCTATAATAAAGTCTTTTAATTCAACTAATATTTCAAATTGATTATTATTTGTAGATTTTAAATTTTCTAATAAAAATTCTAATATTCTTTTTAATTCAAAAGTTTCACTCATTCCAGAACCAATTATTCCAGGAAGTCCATTTAATGCATCATTCCATCCTGGTTTATTAGCTTCCATTTCAAGCCCCATTCCTAATGGATCAAGTGTTGCAAATTTATTTATTCCTAAAAGAAGAAGTTTTTCAAACATATTTGTTGAATATATTTCTCTAGTTTTGTCAACTAAATAATTATGACCTCTTTCTTTTAAAATTTCTTCTTTTTTATGATTTTCAAGTACTGCTCCTATTTGCATTACATTCCCTTTGTAAATTTTGTATTTATCCTTTCTTGCTTGTACAAACGCAGGACTATCAAATACTCTATATTTATTTTTATTAAATAAAATCTCTTCTATTTTTTCTGGATATATTTCTTTATATGAATCAATTAAATCCATTAAATATGTAAAATGATCAATCCAGTATCCTTCTCCAAATTCTGCTTGCTCAAACTGTTCACAGTCGTACATTAGTTTATTTATAAACTCTGTTTCATTTACTTTTAAATTAATTTTATTATTATTAATAAATGTTAAAACTTCTCCAGGAGTAAAATAATTATTTAATAAATATTCTCTTAATTCATCCATTTTATTTTCAACTAATTCAAATATCTTTGAATTAGAATCTAATCTAAATACAGTTCCTTTTACAACTAACGGATTATTTCCATCAGCTTGAATAAAATTAATAAACATATTTAAATTGAAATCTTCTATTTCTGGATTAAATAATATATCATTTCTTCTGTTTTGTAATACGTCTCTAAAATTTCCATTACCTTGAGAATATTTATTTGCTTGTAATGAGAAAAAATTATAATCTCTTTCTAAATCTCCATGTTTTCTAGAAAATATATGATATACATTTTTACCATTTTTACTATCAAATACTAATGGATAACCTCCTCTTAAAATATTATCCATATAATTTTGCTCACAATATTTATTAAACAATTCATTTGAGGTTTTAGTATAAATATTGTCAACTACTTCTTCAATTACTTCATCAGCTTCTTTTAATTTTCTTTCAACAAACTCATTTGTTTTCAAGATATTAATTTTTGCATTTATATCATCTCTATCTTCAGCAAAGCCAAACATACTATTTATTATCATTTTTTCATTTGATTTTACTATTTTTTCAATACAAGAAAATGCACTTGGAAGGGTATTTTCACAATATTGTTTTTTTAATAAAATCTCTTTTAATTTCTCATTTTTAAAATTATACGGAACTTGTAAACTCGTGTTCATTTCAAATAAAATATTTTTATCATATATAACATCTAAAAGATTATCTTCATTTGTTGCAAAATAAAAGTATCCACTTTTTATCTCTTCAACTACTTCTATATCTCCAATTTCTGTTCTTACACCATAAAATGGAACTTTTTTATCTGTATTTGATATTTGCATCCAAGCTCTAGCTGTAAATCCCATCTCCTTAAATAATGTGCTTGAAACACCATATGGCAATACTTCTGGTAATCCATCTACTATTTCTATATTTTTATCTTTATCAGATAAATTTTCTATTTCTACTCTTCTTATTAATCCAGGAAATTCTTCATTTGAAATAGTAAAATAAACCACTTTTACTTTTAATTCTAATTCTTTATTTATTTCTACTATTTCTAATTTATTTTTGTATATATACATATCTCTACTAATGTTATCGCTATGAGTTGTTTCTGAAAATGCTTCATAATATTCATTTTCAATTTTTAAAAATGTTCTAAACCCTTTTAAAGGTGTCGATGTATAACTTTGATCAGCTGGTTTAAATTCCATTATAGAATTGTCTTTATTTGTAATCCCAAAACTAGCAATTCCCTGACCTCTGTTTACATAAAATACCCACATCGGTATACCTTCTTTACCTGCAATCCCTGGTAAAAAACTAGAAAAACATTTTTGTTTATCATAGTTGTTAATTAAAAAATCAGTCTTTTTCATCATCATCTCCTATCTCTCCTTCTTCTTTATATCTTAATCTATATTCTATTGGTGTGATTTTTTCTATTTTTTTAAATATTTTTGAAAAATGTTTTGGATTCTTATATCCTACTTCTTCTGCTATTTCATATATCTTATAATCTACTCTTTTTAAATATTCTTTTGCTTTTTCTATTCTTATTTTGTTTAAATAATCTAAAAAATTCATTTCAAGATGTTTTTTAAAAATTGTTGAAAAATATGAATAATTTAATGAGACATAATTTGATACAACTGCCATATTTATATCTTTATTATAATTTTGTTTTATATATTCTAATGCTTTTTCTATATATACTTCTTCTATATTTTTACTATTCTCTTTTATAGAGCATATTTTTTTGAATGATTCCAAAATTTTATTAATATATTCTTTCATATTTTTACTTTTAATTTTTAAAAAATTTTCATTTAAAATATCTTTTTCTATTTTATCCTGATTTTTCAGAAAAATTCTTAAATAAAATAAGTTATGCAATTTTTCAAAACTTTCAATATCTCCATTGTTTATAAATTTATCATTAAATAGACTATTTATTTCTTTCTCTATTTCTTTAATTTTACCATATTTTAAATAATTATATATAGTATCTATTTTTTCATTATCTATTTCAATTTTTTTTCTATTTTTTATATTTTCATAAGTTATATTCTCTTTTTCAAAAAATATTTTATATTTTTTTAATTTTTCTATTTCATTAAAACTATCTTTTATACTTTCTTTTTTACTTCGGCATAAAAAATTGTACTCTATATCAGAAAAATCTATTTCTTTTTCAGATAAAATAATATATTGATTTTCATTTATATTTACAACTATATCTGATAAGCTATTTATATTATAAGTAGTTTCAATATAATAACAAGTTAAATTTTTTATATTTTTCTTTAATTTAATTAACAATTTTTCTATTTTATTATATTTCTTTCTTTCTAAAAAGATTAAAAAATCTTTTATAAAATCCTTTTTTTTATTTTGATTTTCTTTTTCTATTTCATTAAATATTTCATAAATATTATCTCTAAGCTCTTTTTCATCAATAGGTTTTAGTAAATAATTTTTCACTCCATATTGTATACTTTGTCTTGCGTATTCAAACTCATTAAATCCACTTAATATAATAGTTTTTATCTTTTTATCAAGTTTATTTACCTCTTTAAGTAGTTCCATCCCATTCATTGTAGGCATATTAATATCTGTTATGATAATTTCAAATTCTTCTTTCTCTATTATTTCTAATGCTTCTTTTCCATTTTTCGCTAACTTAATATCTAAATCAATAAAATTATTTTCTAATATTGTAGCAATTCCTAATCTAATAAATTTTTCATCATCTACAACTAAAATTTTTTTCATTCATATCACATCTCTTTTATTTTTATTAATATCCTAGTAAATTTATCTTTTTCACTTTTTATTTTAAATATGACCTCCGACTTAAAATATAAGTTTAATCTTTCTTTTATATTTTCAAGACCTATACCACTCCCTTTTGTTGTCTCTCTTATCCCTATACCATTATCTAAAATATCAAATATTAAATTTTTATTTTCTCTTGATATTTTTATTTGAATAATTCCTTTTTTATTTGACGGTATAATTCCATGTAAAATAGAATTTTCTACAAGAGGTTGTAGTATCATCTTAGGAATTTCTTGTTCTTTTAATTCTTCTCCTATAAAATATCTAAATTCTATATATTCATCAGTTCTTATAGAAAAAAGTTCTATATATCGTTTAATATAATCTATCTCTTCATATATTTTTACTTCTGTTTTATTTATATTCATACTATAACGAAGTATTCTACCAAGGTTAGTAATTGCTTTAGATACTTTGTAATCTTTATTTATATAAGCTATCATTTTTATACTTTCAAGAGTATTTTGTAAAAAATGACTATTAATCTGAGATTGTAATGCTTTTATTTCAAACTCTCTAGATTTTCTTTCTCTCATTATATTATCCTCAATTAATTTTTTTATTCTCTTTGTCATAGAGTTTATTTGCATTGTTAAAACATAAAAATCATCAACTTTATTATTTAATGGAATTTCGACATCTAAATTTCCATTTTTTATCTCTTTTATTCCTTCTATTATATATTCTAAT from Hypnocyclicus thermotrophus includes:
- a CDS encoding response regulator transcription factor, with the translated sequence MKKILVVDDEKFIRLGIATILENNFIDLDIKLAKNGKEALEIIEKEEFEIIITDINMPTMNGMELLKEVNKLDKKIKTIILSGFNEFEYARQSIQYGVKNYLLKPIDEKELRDNIYEIFNEIEKENQNKKKDFIKDFLIFLERKKYNKIEKLLIKLKKNIKNLTCYYIETTYNINSLSDIVVNINENQYIILSEKEIDFSDIEYNFLCRSKKESIKDSFNEIEKLKKYKIFFEKENITYENIKNRKKIEIDNEKIDTIYNYLKYGKIKEIEKEINSLFNDKFINNGDIESFEKLHNLFYLRIFLKNQDKIEKDILNENFLKIKSKNMKEYINKILESFKKICSIKENSKNIEEVYIEKALEYIKQNYNKDINMAVVSNYVSLNYSYFSTIFKKHLEMNFLDYLNKIRIEKAKEYLKRVDYKIYEIAEEVGYKNPKHFSKIFKKIEKITPIEYRLRYKEEGEIGDDDEKD